TTTTCTTCATAAGAAACTTCAAAATTTCCGCCCCATTTTTTAACTACTTTTTTCACAGAATCTATTATTCCATCATCTTTTTCACCTGAATATATTATTCCATTTGCTCCTAATGCTCTAGCTACAAGTCCACAATGAGTGCTTATTCTTTCATCTCTAATTTTCCTATGTCCAAGCCTTAAAACAAAAATCTTCATAACTATTTTTTAATAAAAATAAATAAAACTTATAAATTTTTAAAATGTTAAAATAGCATCTATTATCCCTTTCTTTTTTGCTATACGTAAAGAATATTTAAAGAGTATTATTGAAAATAATAATAAAAATATAGTATATCCTAAGCTTATAATAAATTCATTCATTAAAGATTCTATTCTTAATCCTAATAAAGAATTTCTGAAAAGAGAGACCCAATAAGTTAAAGGAAGCATATAAGAAAATATTTGCAAAGGATATGGGAATTGTTCAGGTTTAAAAAGAATTCCGCAGAATAAAAAGAATAGCCCTGCTAAACCTTCTGATAAACTCCACATAGTCCTAGTTGTAAAGAATCCAATAGAAGCAAGTATCATACTAAGAGAAATCAAACCTATTAAACTAATTAAAAAATTTAATATGAAAAATAAATAATCTATTTTTAGAAAATCTATTTTAACTCCTAAGAACATTACTCCAACAAAAATTGTAATTAAAGAAGAAATTGAAGATGATAAAAGGAAAGCAAAAGCTCCTCTACCAACATAGTATATATAGAAATTTGATGGAGAAACATATACATACTTGATTATTTGATAATGTTCCCTATCATCATGTACCATCCATATAGAACCATAAATTGCTTGAGCTGCAAAAATGAAGAATGCATTCCCTAAAACCATATATGTTGCATAATCAGGATTACTATATCCAGATAATGCTCCAACAATATATACGAATATTATTATTAATAAACTTGATAAAGGTCTAATTAAAGAATATATTGCAAATAAGAAAGGATCTGTCCAATTACTCTCTATTTTGAACCCAAGCCAAAAAGCACATTTAAAAGTTTTCAAATTTTTCATTAAATCCATCTAAGAGTTAACCTCCCTTCCTTTTTAGCAATTTTTTCCATATAGTTTAAAGAGAATTTAGCAAGCATTAATAGTATAATAGAAAAGAGAATTAATAAAAAGAAGTGTAATTGAATATCTATAAAATCAGACCCATAAATAATTAATTTTCTTATAGCATCTAAACCAATTGTAAGAGGTATTAAAGAAGCAATAACTTGAAGCCAAAATGGAAAATATTTTATTGGAAAGTATATTCCTGAAAGAAAGTATATTGGTTCTTGTAAAAGATTTGCTGAGTGCCAAGCTTCTCTACCAAATAATAGGAAAAGAGAGGAAAAAAGCATACCTAAAGCATAAAGAGCTATTAATGTTAATATAAAAATAATAAGTACTAGCATAGGATCACTTATATTAAATTTAACATTAAAAATGTATAATCCTAAAATTAATGTTGCCAAAGCTCTAAGAGAAGTATTTATCATGCCTCCTATAGCCATGCCAAATAATATAGCCATTCTTGATATTGGAGCTAATAAGAAAATTTCCAAATTACCCATTTCTTTTTCCCAATATAATTGAGCACCCATGTTCCATAGTACATTTAACCAAAATGTTACCATTACACCTCCAATAATAACAAAACTAGCTAAATCTTGAGGTGTATTCATAGCTTTATAAACAAAAACATATGCTGAAAGATTTAATAATGGCAAAAGAGCATCTGCAAAGATTTCATGTAAATATCTATTACCACCAATAATCCTTACATACATTCTTCCATATATGGCTTTTAAATTTCTTATAAATGATTTAATCATTTTCCAAACCTTTTCCAACTAATGACATAAAAACTGTTTCTAATGTAGGTTCAATTTTTTTAAGAGAAATTACTTTTGATTTATAATTTAAAATCATAGAAATAACATCGGAAATAATTGATTCATTTTCAACAATAATTTTTATAATAGTTAAACTTTTATCAATTTTATGATAAAAAGAAAGTGCTTTAACACCTTTTAAATTTCTTAATAAATTAATTTTTTCGTCATTGATATATGTTATTTCTATTTCAAATGAAGACCCTTTTGAAATCATTTTCTTTAAATTTTCAGGAGTATCACACGCTATTATTTTTCCTTCATTTATGATCGCTACCCTATCACATAGTTCTTCAGCTTCAGCCATATAATGAGTTGTAAGGAAAATGGTTCTATTTTCCTTTTCCTTAATCCAAAATTTAATATATTCTCTTATTTGATGGGCTGAAATAACATCTAATCCGAGAGTAGGCTCATCAAGAAAAAGTATTTGAGGATCATTGAGTAAGCTCCTAGCTATGTTTAATTTTTGTTTCATACCACTTGAAAGTTTATTTAATCTTTCATTAGCTTTATCTTTTAAATCAACTATTTCTAAAAGTTCATCGATTCTTTCTTTAGCTATTCTATTTGGAATTCCATAAAGTTGAGAGAAAAACCATAGATTTTCTTTAACGGTTAAAATTCCATACCCAGGTGTTTCTCCTCCACTAGCAACATTTATTATTTCTCTAATTTTTGAAGCATCTTTTAGAACATCATATCCATTTACATAAGCTTTTCCAGATGTAGGAAATAGAAGAGTGCAAAGAATTTTTATTAAAGTTGTTTTCCCAGCTCCATTTGGACCAAGTAAACCAAAAAGTTCTCCTTTAGAAACTTTTAAATTAACATTATCTAAAGCTTTTACAATATTTATCCTACCACTTTGCTTAGATTTGAATATACGTGTTAAATCATATGTTTCAATTGAAAATAACATAAAAATCACTGTTATATATTAGTAAATAAAATGACTAAGTTATTTTAAAAAGAGGCTTTATATTTATTTCATAATTTAAGAATTGTAAACACAAATTGAATACATCTCCTATTAAACATAGTTTCTTTTTTAAGTAACTTTTTTATAAATTTTATATTTAAAAATTAAGATTAAAAATCTTTTAATGAGATAATGAATAAAATACTTCCTTAAGCTTATCATAAAGTTCTACATAGATTTTAAATAATTTTGCATATTTTTCTATATTTTCTTTTTTTGGTTCTTTTATATCAATTATTGGAACTAATTCTTTAACAGTTTTTGATATATCTTTATATATTTTGGCTCCATACCCAGCAATAATTGCAGCACCAAAGCATTCTTGTTCACTTCCTGCAGGTAAAAGTATTGGCTTATTATAAATATCTGCCATTATTTGTCTCCAAACATTCGACCTTCCTCCACCACCAACAATCCTTATCTCATTAATTTTAATTCCAAAATCTTTTTCAATAATTTCTATACGATGCTTCACATCATATGCAATTCCTTCTAAAATTGCACGTATAAAATGATTTTTCCCATGATTCAAAGTAATACCTAAAAATACTCCTTTTGCATTTGTATCCCATATTGGACTTCTAGCACCAGTTAAATAAGGTAAGAAAATTAAATTATTCGAGCCTGGCTCTATACTCTCTGCTTCAGCATCCATTATTTCATAAGGGTCTTTATTTAAACATTTTGCTATTTCTTTTTCAATAATTCCAAATTGATCTCTAAACCATCTATAACATATGCCACTATTTGATCCACCAACAAGAAGCCATTTATTGGGTAAAATATGATTATAAAAAACCATTCTAGTTTTTGGATCAAAAATTGGATGGTCTATACATACAACTATATCTGATGCAGTAGCCATTTTATTATATGCAGAACCTACTTCAATTGTTCCACAACCAATAGCATTAACCATTACATCACCACTACCAGCTACTACTGGTGTTCCTTTTTTTAATCCAGTTAAGTTTGATGCTTCTTCATTAACTTCCCCAACAATTTCATATGGAAGTACAAGTTTAGGAAGTTTTTCTATTGGAAAACCTATTTCTTCTAATAAATCATATGCATATTCTCCTTTGTTAATATCTAAATAACCACTTGAAGATGCTAATGCTTTATCGAGGAAAAATTCTCCAGTAAGTTTTAAACCAATATAATCTTTTGGTTGTAGTATTGCATGAATTTTCTCAATTATATTTGGATAATTTTCTTTTAACCATAATACTTTATAAACTGAATAAAATGGATCTATTTTAACACCAGTAATTTTATGGATTTTCTCATTACCAATTTTTTCACGTATAGCATTAGCTTGTTTTTCAGCTCTCCTATCCATCCATACTATTGAATTGTATAAAGGCTTACCATTTTTATCTATAAAAGATGGAGTATTCGTATGTCCACTAAGACCTACACAATTTATCTCATTTGCTTTTATAGATGCTTTTTCTATAGCATTTTTAATTGTTTTAATAGCCGCATCCCACCATATTTCTGGATTTTGTTCAATGAAATTATGCTTATGAAATATTAATGGATATTCTATGTATGCCTTAGATACAATTTTTCCATTTAAATCAAATATTATTGATTTTGTACCAGATGTGCCAACATCTATTCCAAGCAAATACATATGCATTTTCAATTTGTACACTGATTTTTGTTCTATAAAAATATTTAAAGTTAAATAGAGAATTTTATTTTTCTATAAAATAGGAAGGATTGTTGGTGCATTATGAAGTATTACAATTTTTGCTTCTTTAGAATGCTTATCTAATGCTTTTAATATAGCTTTTTGAGGGTTTTCTTCATATTTAAATCCTATTTTTTCAGCAATTTCTTTCTTTATACCGCTTGAAATGAGTATACACTCAGCCTTATCTTTTATTATTCTTCCAACATGAGCTATATGTGCTGCTGCTGTTAAATCTTTTATTTTCCCTTCATCAACTAATTCTTTTACTTGCTTAAATCCCATATATCCAAATTTTTCAACTTCAGGATGCTCCTTACTAATACCTTCAACACATCTTGCTAAAAGAATAATTGTTCCACCAGGTTTAATTACCAATTCAGAAGCGTATATCGATTTACTTGCTTGCCACATATTAATATCAGATGGTGGTGGACAATCTGCTATAACTATATCTGCTTGAAAAGGAATTTTAACTCCATATACTTTACTTGAAAATTCAGCACCTATTCGCCATGCTTTTATAAAATCTCCTACGAATATTTCAACTATTTCATTATTTTTATTTAAAACTACATTAATAATAAATTTCAAATTTGTTTTAGAAGCTACTTCATTCATTTCATTTTTTACTGGATTATCTATTTTACCAAGTATTTCAATACCACTATACTGAGCACTTAACCAATGTGTATAAAAAGTAGTTTCTTCTCCAGATATTCCTGGTTGTATTATCGATGAGCCCCCGCTAAATCCACATACTCTATGAGGAGCTATCATTCCAATCCCAATTAATAAATCTGCTTGTAAAGCTTTCTCGTTTATATAAACTGGTGTTCCAAATTTTGTTTTTCCAAGATATCTTAAATTTTTATAATTTCTAAAATCATGATAAGAAACTAAATATTCTTTATATATTTTTTCTCCAATTTTTCCTATCACTTCTTCTATAGTTGGTTTTCTATGAGTGCCTAATGCGAACATAATTTCAATATTTCCTTTTTTTACACCTTTCTTTTCAATTTCATTAATTAAAATTGGAAGAATTTTATATGCAGGAGTCGCTCTTGTATAATCATCAACCAGTATAACTATTTTAGAATTTGAAGATATGATTTCATTTAAAGTTGAAGTACCTATAGGTTCCCTTAATTTTTCTTGAAGTACTTTTTCTATATTTTTAATACTTTCAAAATCTTTCATATTTGCTTCGTAAAAATCAATTTGTGATGGTAAGTTGATTTTTATCAAATTATATCCATATTTAATTTGAACTGCTTCCATATTCTCTTCTTTCTTAAAAAATCTTATAAAATTATATAAAACTTTTTAAAAATAATTATTCGAAATATTTAAATAATTTTATAATATAATTTTTAAGTGTGAAGAAAATGAATGAGAATGTAGAACCATACATTTTATATGTTAGTAAAAACTTTCTTGATCAAGCTAATAAAACATTCAAATTAGGCTTTATTAGAAATTTTAAAAAAAATGGGTTTAAAGATTACTGAATTGGACAGAGATCAAGCTAAAAGAGTTATTGAGCAAATATCTGAGACTAAAGGTATAACAATTAGTACTGCACAACTTATAAAATCTCTAGCTTTAGCATTTTTTGTGCCTACAGGCATATTTCTTGCAGCAATAAAGAAAACATTTTTTAGAAGTGCATGCGATTTAGATGATGCTGTTATAATTGAATTTTTAGCAGAAATTCCAAGACTTCTTAAACCTTCATTATATTATGATATATGGCTTACTATTCCAAAAACTTCAGAAGGTTATGAAAGAACAAAACAAATTTTTAAAGAAATAAGAAATAAAGTTGGAATTCAGCCTATAGATAAAGAAGAATGGGGAGCATTACAGCCTATGATAGAAAAACTTTCTAAAAGCTTAACAGTTAAGGGATTGTCGGAGAATCTTTGGGAAAAAATATAAATAATTTTCCTCTTTATTTTTTTATTTTATAATTTATTTTACTAAATTAAATTAAAGAAAAAATTAAATATAAATTTCATTTTTAATATTTTTTATTAAAAATAAGGTGAAGAAATTGTCCAATTTAATTTTACTAAATAAAATTGCTAAAGCAGTTGTGGATTTAAATGATAAAGAAGTAAAAGAACTTGTAGAAGAAGCTTTAAAAATTGGTGTAAACCCTATTGAAATTATTGAAGAAGGTTTATCAAAAGGTTTAAAAGAAGTTGGTTTGCTTTATGAAAAAGGAGAATACTATATACCACATTTAATGATTGCTGCAGAAATTTTTAAAGAAAATATAGAAAAACTAAAACCTTTTTTAAGCACTAAAGAAACAAAAAGTAAAACTCTTGGAAAAGTTTTAATAGGCACTGTGAAGGGAGATTTACATGATCTTGGAAAAAATCTTGTTGCAATAATGCTTTCAATAAATGGCTTTGAAGTAATAGATTTAGGTAAAGACGTGCCAACTGAATTATTCATTGAAAAGATAAAAGAACATAACCCAGATGTGTTAGGATTAAGTGCTTTAATGTCAACAACCATGTATGAACAGAAAAATATTATTAAAGCATTAGAAGATTCAGGTTTAAGAAGTAAAGTAAAAGTAATAGTTGGTGGAGCACCAGTAACTAAAGAATGGGCTGAAGAAATTGGTGCAGATGGTTATGCTGAAAATGCTATTGAAGCTGTTAAAATTGTAAAAAATTTATTAAAAAAGAATGATTAAAAATGAATAAATTTGATTTTTCAAATATTAAAAGCAAGTTGCAATTATTAACAAAAGAAGACATTGAAAAAATTCATTCTTCAGCTATTAAAATTTTAGAAAAAACTGGAATAATGTTTGATAATAAAGAAGCTTTAAAAATATTTAATGAAAATGGCTTTGAAGTTAATTTTGAAAAGAAAATTGTTAAAATAAATGAAGAAGCTATTAAAGAAGCAATAATAAAAGCTCCTTCAAAAATAATTATTTATGATAGAAATGGGAAAGAAGCTCTTTTTCTTGAAGAAAATAATGTATACTATAATCCTGGATCTGCTGCAATTAATATTCTTGATATTGAGACAAATAATATTAGAAAACCAACTTCAAAAGATTTAGAAAAATTTTCAATACTTGTTGATTCATTATCATATATACATGCTCAAAGTACTGCATTAATTGTTTCTGACGTTCCTAAAATTATTTCTGATAGATATAGGCTTTATATAATTTTAAAAAATGCTATAAAACCAATTATTACAGGAGCATTTACAATCGATGGATTACATGACATGATTAGAATGCTTAATGTTGTTACTGATGGAAAAGTACATGAAAAACCAATTGCTATATTTGATGTTTGTCCATCTCCTCCATTAATGTGGAGTGAAATTACATCTCAAAATTTAATAGATTGTGCTCGATATATGGTTCCAGCAGAAATAGTTCCAATGCCATTGTCAGGAGCTACAAGTCCAGTAACTTTAGCTGGAACAATTGTTCAACATACTGCTGAAGCTTTAAGTGGAGTAGTTTTATCTCAAATAGTTAATCCTAAAGCACCAATAATTTATGGTGGTTCACCAGCAATATTTGATATGAGGTATGGAACAACTCCAATGGGAGCAATTGAAACAATAATGATCGATTGTTCATATTCTTTAATTGGAAAATACTATGGTTTACCAACGCATGCTTACCTTGGTTTAAGCGATTCGAAAATTGTTGATATTCAAGCAGGTTTTGAATCAACTATTGGAATAATTTTAGGAGCTTTAACTGGAATAAATGTGATATCTGGACCTGGAATGATTGATTTTGAAAGTTGCCAAAGTATGGAAAAGCTTGTGATAGATAATGAAGTATGTGGAATGGCTTTAAGATTAATAAAAGGAATGAATGTTACAGAAGATACGCTTGCTATTGAATTGATAGAAAAAATAGGCCCTGGAGGACAATTTTTAACTTCTAAACATACTCTTGAATGGTTTAAAAAAGAGTTATTCATTCCATCAGGAATAATTGATAGATTAGAAAGGAAAGCATGGATCGAGAAAAATCAAAAAGATTGTATTCAAAGAGCTAAAGAAATAGTGAGGAAAATATTAGAAGAAAATAAACCTAAAAGACTCGAGCCTGAAAAGGAAGAAGAATTAAACAGAATTATAAAAAATTCTATTAAAAGATATGAAGATAAATGATTTTTTATTTGGATTTATTTCTTACTTAAATGTTTCATAATCTTATCCTTTTAGAAAAGCAAAGACTTGGTGAGAAAATGAAATGATAGAATATAAAAATAATAGCAATTTTATATGCTAAGTAATAAGAGGAGATTATATATAAATTTAGGTGAGGAATATTGAAACCTATAGAAAGATTAATGTCTGCAATCAATTTATCAATTCCAGATAGAGTTCCAGTTGTTCCTCAATTAACTTATGCTGCTTCAAGAGTAACTAGCATTAAATTTATTGATGGAATAAAAAGTTCAGAAAAAATGGCAAAAGCACTTCTAGATGCTTATAGATTTTATGGATATGATGGAATTTATGTTGGATGGGAATCTAGCTTCAATCTTGTTGCTGAAGCAATGGGTTGCAAATTAAAATTTTTTGAAGATTCCCCTCCAACAGTAATAGAAAACATTGTTAAAAATGAAGAAGATTTGGATAAAGTTAAAATTCCAGATCCATATAAAGATGGAAGATTACCATTAAATTTAAACGCTTTAAAAATTGTTAAATTAAATATAAAAGATGAAACATTGATATTTAGCTATGTTCCAAGTCCATTTACTCTTTCAAGTCTTCTTATGGGAATAGAGTCCTTTTTAACAAAAATTATTAAAAATCCTAAATTAATACATGAATTAAATAAAATTTGTTTGGAAGCGTGTAAAGCATTTGCAGAAGCAAAAATAGAAAATGGTGCTAATGTTATTACAGTTTCTGATCCGATAGCTTCTATAAGTGTGATTTCTCCAGAAATGTTTAAAGATTTTTCTAAGCCATATTTATCAAATATTTTGTCATATATAAGAAGAAAAGGAGGCATTCCATCATTACATATATGTGGAGAAACAACTCCAATACTTGAACAATTTTTAGAAATGGATACAAAAATTGTTGAATTAGATAGTAAAGTAGATCTTTCTATAGCAAAAAATAAAATTGGTAAGAAAATATGTATTATGGGAAATATTAATACATCCATCCTTCGTTCTGGAAAAATTGAAGAAATAGAAATGGAAGTAAAAAAATGTATAGAAAAAGCTGCAATGAATGGGGGATATATTCTTAGCTCTGGATGCGAAGTACCAATTGATACTCCAATTGAAAATATTAAAGCTTTAGTTGCATCATCTAAAAAATATGGAGCATATACTTTATAAAAACTATTTTTCAGTACTAAATTTTACAATATACAAAGATAATAAATTATTCATATATTCAACAATTTTTAATATTTCTTCAATAAAATGATCAAAAATAGGATCAAATATTTCATCTGGTTCAATTCTAAATCTTTCATCTTCTTTTAAATATACATTACTAATCTCTTTTAATAATTTATACAAGATTTTTATTTTAGCTAAATCTTTTTTTATTATTTCAATTTCCCATTCTTGAGACAAACTACTTATTTTTTCTAATGCATCATATATTTTTTCATCAATATTATCTTCATTAAATTCTATTTTTAATGTATTTAAAAAAGCTTCTAATGAAGATTTCATACTTAAAAAAGCATTGTATAATGCTAAAGAATAATTCTTTTGTTTAAATAGGTTTTTCGCTTCATCCAATTTAGAATGTGCTTCTTCAAGCATTTTAATCATTTAATTAAATTCTTTTCATGTATTTAACTATTTTTAAGCAAAAGAGTTATTTAATTAAGTTCTCATCTACATGTATCGCTAATATTTCTCCAAAGAATATTGTATGATAATTTCCACTTGAATAATATTCTGAATTAATGCTTTTTTCAATTATTTTCGGGTCAATAATGGTTTTATAAATGACTTTACATTCATAATTTATTGGGCATTGAGCTATTATTGGTGATTTAACTTTTTTACTTGGTAATGGAGTTAAATTCTTTTCTTTAAATTTATCAACTTCTCTACCTGATACTGATCCACAAAAATCAATTATATCTTTCATACCTTTTTTAGGAACATTTATAGTAAAATCTTCTGTTTCTTCAATTAATTTATGAGTGTACCTTGATGGTCTAACTAAAACTGTAAAGACAGGTTTGTACCATATTATTCCAATCGATCCCCATCCAATTGTCATGACATTAGGTTTTCCATTTGAATCAATTGAAACTAATAGCAATCCTAATTCATTAAGAGTTTTGATTGTTTCATCAACATATTTTAAAAAATTACTTTCACTTTTCTTCATATATAACACACTTCTTATTTATATAATTTTAATTATTTAAAAATTTTTAATAGTAACTGTTATTTTTATTTTTTAATATTTCATAAGCTTGTAAATATAATGCTGCACTCCATAATTGATACATACTTCCGAATGGTCTACCATTTATTGGAGAATACCATTCATTAAATCCTTTTAAATTAGTAAATTTAATAAACTCTTTTTCTGCTTCTTCTTTTAATCCAATTTTTTTAAAAGCGATTATAATAAAGCCTTGAATGAATGGCCAAATTGCTGAATTTTGATAAGAATTAATTTTTTGATTACAAATTTCTTCTTTATATGGAGGCCATAAGTTTCTGTATCCAAATTTCGTTGAGGCTTTCTTAATTGATTTAATTATTTTTTCAATATATTTTTCATATGGAACATCATATATTAATGCTAATGCATGACCAAGCACATCTATATGATTTTCTCCTCCTATATAATCTATATAATGTCCTAATTCTTCTTTCCAAAAAATTTTATTAATATTTTCTTTAATTTTTTCAGCTTTCCTATCTTCTCCAATCAATTGATACATTTTAAAAAAGAGAATTTGATTGCAAAAAACATACTTATTTTTATAATTTTCCATAGCATCCCTCCAATCAGCTCCAATAATAAAATTAAATTTTTTATTGGCTTTCTTTTCTAAAAAATCTAATGCTTTTATAATTTTTTCCTCATAAGTTTGTAAGATTTCATTATCATTGCATAATTTTGAATATTCGTACATTCCAATAATTGTTAAAATTGTAGAGTCTGGAATAAAAGGATAAAGCAATTTTGGAGGAGTTGAAAAAAATGGAGTTCTAGGTCTTCTAATAAAATTGAAAATACTATAAAGAAAAGATGGAATATTAATATTAGTTATTTTAAAAGGTATTTCTCCTGAATCTTTCTGATTTTCTAAAAAAAATATTAAATTTTTTTTAACAAGATTTTTATATCCTAAATTTAAAAGTGTTTTCATACTATAAACTAAATCTCTTACCCAATACTCTCCATAATATGAATCATAGCTAGCATAGAATCCATTTTTACCAATACATTTTTCTATAGTTTTCTTTGCTTCTTTTAATTTATATTCAACATACATATATTCTAAAATCCTTTTTTTAATAAATTTTAATTTTTATATTTTCTTTTATTTAATAAATTTAAAAATTAAATTTTTTATTTTAATACAATATAGTTTTTATTTTCTTTTCTTATAATTTTTATTTTTCCCATTTTCTCTAATCTTTTTAAATGTCTCCAAACAGTTGTTTTTGGTAAATTAAGAATTTCTATTAACTCACTTTGATAAACTCCATCACGTTTTTTCAAAATATTTATTATTGCTTCTTCTTCCTCAGTTAAATATTCACGCATAGTCTCTCTTTTCTTTTTTAATAAAATAATTATTAAAACTATTGCGATTAATATTAATGGTAAAATTATATAAAATATATTTAAACCAAATTCAGTTTCAATTTTTGTTATAGACTCTTTAATAGTTTCAGTAAGTGTATATATGATTAAGGAAGTTATAACAGTGGTTTTGTTCGATATTGTTTGGGTAATAAATTTAGTTTCTGTTTTTAGATAAGTTGTTAAAGTTTCACTAGACTTTGTTTGAGTTTTAGTTTTTAATATTGGTGGTTCAATAATATAATGAAAAGATATTTTTTTAGAATTAAATGAAAGAGAGATTTTTTCATTTTCCATTCTTATTTTTAAAGGAGTTTCTTCAAATCCTAATATAGTAGAATATCTTGGAAGGATTATATTTATTTCATTTGCATCCGTTAATAAATTAAATGTCCATACTCCTTCAGTATTTTTAGAAGTAAAACTTTGAGTATAATATATTATTTTTACTCCTGTTAAATTTTCAGAATAAATAGTTATTTTTCCATTATAGAGTTCATAATCTAATGGTTCTTCAGCAAAATCTAAAACAAGCAAAAATTCTGCGTCTTTAGCAATAGATATATTAATGAATTCCGAATTTATATTAGTAATTATATGAGTTACTTCGCACCAACCATCTTCATATACTTCTATATTTAATACAGTATAAGTGCTTGAATAATATGGTTTTATTGGCATGAGTGTAGCAATTGTTAAAAGAGTAAATATAAGAAGCTTATTTAACATTTATTTTTCTCACTTTTCTCTTAAAAAATAAGAGGGTACAGTAAAATAAATATGTTTATTTTTTGTAATGCCTTCATCTAAAAAAATAATTGTTCAGAATTGTTCAAAATAGTTTAAAATATTTTCTACTTAAAAAATAAAAAATAATAATGTGTTTTTAATCTTCTTCTATTTCAATTTCTTCTTCGGTTTCATTTATTTCTTCTTGAATATTTTTAAATTTTCCATGCAACCCTTTTATATTCTTCATTCCTTCTATAGCATTCTCAAATCCTTTTTCCAAAATATCTGATAATTTTTGCTTTAATTGTTCTAAACGATTAATCATTCCTTGAAGTCTCTCATCAATTTTTGTTTTATTAGCTACTCTTGGAGGGACTTTTCCTTTTAGTTTACTTATATGTTTTTCTACCCGTTCTATTTCTCTTTCTATATTCCTTATCATTCTTAAAGTTTCATTTCTAATTTTTTGCATAAGTTTTTCGTGAGCACATTTTTTTACTGAAGACATTGCTTTTCCTATAAGTTTTCTAGATTCAGCCATTTTATGTGCAGCTCCTGTGATATTTCCTTCTTCTGCAAGAGTTTCAGCTTCATCTAAAAGTGCTTTTGCTTCTCCTAATATAGCTGTTGCATTTTCAATTGAAAAACCTTTTTCCTTAAATTTAACAAGTAATTCTTCTAATCTTTTAATCATAGTTCTGTGTCTTTCTATTGCTATAAGAAGGCCTTTAGCAGCTTGTTCTTCAAGTCTTTCTCTAATTCTTTC
This genomic stretch from Nitrososphaerota archaeon harbors:
- a CDS encoding corrinoid protein; translated protein: MSNLILLNKIAKAVVDLNDKEVKELVEEALKIGVNPIEIIEEGLSKGLKEVGLLYEKGEYYIPHLMIAAEIFKENIEKLKPFLSTKETKSKTLGKVLIGTVKGDLHDLGKNLVAIMLSINGFEVIDLGKDVPTELFIEKIKEHNPDVLGLSALMSTTMYEQKNIIKALEDSGLRSKVKVIVGGAPVTKEWAEEIGADGYAENAIEAVKIVKNLLKKND
- a CDS encoding trimethylamine methyltransferase family protein, whose translation is MNKFDFSNIKSKLQLLTKEDIEKIHSSAIKILEKTGIMFDNKEALKIFNENGFEVNFEKKIVKINEEAIKEAIIKAPSKIIIYDRNGKEALFLEENNVYYNPGSAAINILDIETNNIRKPTSKDLEKFSILVDSLSYIHAQSTALIVSDVPKIISDRYRLYIILKNAIKPIITGAFTIDGLHDMIRMLNVVTDGKVHEKPIAIFDVCPSPPLMWSEITSQNLIDCARYMVPAEIVPMPLSGATSPVTLAGTIVQHTAEALSGVVLSQIVNPKAPIIYGGSPAIFDMRYGTTPMGAIETIMIDCSYSLIGKYYGLPTHAYLGLSDSKIVDIQAGFESTIGIILGALTGINVISGPGMIDFESCQSMEKLVIDNEVCGMALRLIKGMNVTEDTLAIELIEKIGPGGQFLTSKHTLEWFKKELFIPSGIIDRLERKAWIEKNQKDCIQRAKEIVRKILEENKPKRLEPEKEEELNRIIKNSIKRYEDK
- a CDS encoding uroporphyrinogen decarboxylase family protein is translated as MKPIERLMSAINLSIPDRVPVVPQLTYAASRVTSIKFIDGIKSSEKMAKALLDAYRFYGYDGIYVGWESSFNLVAEAMGCKLKFFEDSPPTVIENIVKNEEDLDKVKIPDPYKDGRLPLNLNALKIVKLNIKDETLIFSYVPSPFTLSSLLMGIESFLTKIIKNPKLIHELNKICLEACKAFAEAKIENGANVITVSDPIASISVISPEMFKDFSKPYLSNILSYIRRKGGIPSLHICGETTPILEQFLEMDTKIVELDSKVDLSIAKNKIGKKICIMGNINTSILRSGKIEEIEMEVKKCIEKAAMNGGYILSSGCEVPIDTPIENIKALVASSKKYGAYTL
- a CDS encoding flavin reductase family protein; translation: MKKSESNFLKYVDETIKTLNELGLLLVSIDSNGKPNVMTIGWGSIGIIWYKPVFTVLVRPSRYTHKLIEETEDFTINVPKKGMKDIIDFCGSVSGREVDKFKEKNLTPLPSKKVKSPIIAQCPINYECKVIYKTIIDPKIIEKSINSEYYSSGNYHTIFFGEILAIHVDENLIK
- a CDS encoding winged helix-turn-helix transcriptional regulator; amino-acid sequence: MLNKLLIFTLLTIATLMPIKPYYSSTYTVLNIEVYEDGWCEVTHIITNINSEFINISIAKDAEFLLVLDFAEEPLDYELYNGKITIYSENLTGVKIIYYTQSFTSKNTEGVWTFNLLTDANEINIILPRYSTILGFEETPLKIRMENEKISLSFNSKKISFHYIIEPPILKTKTQTKSSETLTTYLKTETKFITQTISNKTTVITSLIIYTLTETIKESITKIETEFGLNIFYIILPLILIAIVLIIILLKKKRETMREYLTEEEEAIINILKKRDGVYQSELIEILNLPKTTVWRHLKRLEKMGKIKIIRKENKNYIVLK